Sequence from the Larimichthys crocea isolate SSNF chromosome XXIII, L_crocea_2.0, whole genome shotgun sequence genome:
GTGCAGTGCAGTGCCAAGccaggattttagaaatactgatATTATGAATCTACATGTcaatttttcatgttttattcagttacTTTGTCCTCTGCCTTGTGTCAATCAGTGCATCTTTAAATCcatatttttcacatatttaaaatgacTGGAACGTGTTTGCTTACATGCAACTTCACAAAATTAGACAGAAGAGATCAATGGTGAAACAAAGAAACCAGCAAACATGCAAGCAGCTGCTCAACTGAACTTCAACGCCATCAAATACGTCCTTAGGAAAGTTAAATCGTCCAGCTTGATGTTGGTTGGAGCGTGAAGCTAAGTGGCCAATCACAGGCTGGGGTGACCCTGCAGGGCAGCCAATCATTCAAGTGGATCAGCACAGCATACATTCAGTATATGACTTTCTGAAGAGTCACTGCAGCAACAATTTAGTGTAACTTTCCTTCCTTCAGTCTGGATACAAAAAGCTCATATTTATAATCATCTTTGCTaaactataataaatatttttttctgtttttgcctcTGCCCTTTCGCCACCCACACTAACATTTACCTGTTCATAATTCTGCATTCATCCATCAGACATCATCAATACGACCTCCAGACTGTATTGTAAAAGTATTGTGATCAGAGTGCTGGTGAAGTGAATAAGACTagagctcattttaaaaaatattttccaatGAAGTctattttcaagcaaaaatgacaaacattttctaattCTAGCTTCAAATTTATGAaggtttgctgcttttctttgaccTTTGTTATAATAAACTGAATACATTTGAGTTTTTGACTATTGATCAGACATAAGTCATTTCAAGATGCCATTTTTACTTTgccttttctgacattttattacacttgaacaaataatgaataataatcttttatttgCAGCCTTAAATAACACACTCCCCCATAAATTTGACTGTCTATTGAGACACCTTGGTCCACCCTAGCATGAGACATAACCAAGACATTACTTAGCAGCTACAGGACAACACCACAGTACTTAGACATGTATTCACTGTATTGTGATTGGTTATAGCGCTTACAGTCAATTAAAGCAGTCagtttctctgctctctcctccgTCAGGTTGAAGTGTCCTCTGCACAGCACCAACAAGCGTTTCCTCCTCAACACGCTGCGCTCCACCGGCCTGCAGCGGCGCACCGGTGAGCCCAGAGACGGACACTCCACCACGAGAGGGCGTCTGAAGAGAGACTCCCCGGACAGAAGCCGAGACCGCAGCAGAACACCTCCCAGAGATCACAGGAGCAATGGAGGCCACACCGCGGATCATAAACACCATCAGAGGGACAGCTGCAATAACAAAGATAAGAAGCaggatagagacagagagaggacttacaggaacaaagacaacagagacCGGAGACATGGGAGGGATGGTgagaacagagacaaagacagacttcATGAGTAAAGACTTGTGTCCACAGGAGGAACACTGCTTCTTTTACAAAGGCCACACCTTCTCCAGGGAGCAGGGGAGGTGGACACTCCTGAGACTGCTCTCTGACcagctcacagagctgctggcaggCTCAAAGACCTGAGCGGGATGGCTGGCAGATAAGACATTAAtaggaggagggtggaggagctgTCTTAAATGATAGACAGCTACAACTGTTACAACTACTctttaattcctttttttaaaagtctgattTTCTACAGAAATTGGAGTGAATAAACTCCTCACATGACTCAAAAGGTTTGGTGTAATTCTGTTTCACCTACAATAGACGAGGTTTGACTTCAATCATAATGTCATTACCATTCTTCTGTCATTATTCACCAGTCATAATGTTTACATAGGCCATGCTGCTGTCGCCACTGGGTAAGCACATTTTATCGCATGTCCAACTTTTTCGACATGTATACACCGGCTATCAGAAACGGTTTTGTTtgtcaaaggaggaaaaaaaaaatcttgttttcctGACACTCCCACATGTGCCAGAGCCCTCCTAAACAAGTGGTCTCCAGCGGTGGATTAATAGTGATTTAATAAGGCTGTAATGGCAACAATGACTATTTACTATGATGGTAATAATCCAGCGATGCAACTCATGCAAAGATACAGTATTTCCACATGTTTTTATTGGGGTCATAGAGGTTTCAGGACAACAGATGGACATTTGCTCAAGCGTTTTAAAGGGTCATCCTGCTGTTTATGTCTTCTCCATCCATTTGGCCAGcttacactcttttttttttttttattgttcccACATCCAGAACGTGGCAACTCTCTGCCCCATGATAGCAAAATGTAAGCCGCACTCCTCCTCGCTTGAACCATTACGCACAAAGCCCCGCGTCTGGAAATGCGTTTAACGCCCCTCATGCTTCATAAATCACGTTGTGCATGTCCACTGTAGTGGAGAACGGCTTCGGTTAactgtttccttcctctttgaAACAATGATCAAATATAAACACCATTAAGCCATAGTGCATGGGGTGATTTGTATAGAATTGGTTTACTTGAACTTTATTGCATCGCTGAGTGCCCCATTAAGATACCGTGGAAAGTGCCATAATTGCTTTTGAAGAACTCAGTGCAAATAGTCTATTGATACACACTATCAAGGTAAAAGCCCCGTCGTGCTGTACGTTTTTACACGAGGATCAAGTACATCcaccctaaccttaaccctcATGATGTGGCTCAAGTTAAAGATGTTGCGTAAAAAGCTGCAGGTGATCTCTCGAGGGGGGGGGTTTGTGGAGACACGCCGGGTTAATTGAGTTGTGACGCTCACTCCAACCTTAATTGGTTTTACCACGAGAGCTGCAGTTTAATGGAGCGAACACGCACCTGGTAAAGGCTAATGGCCAGCAAACATGGCGAGAGTGCAAGCGGCCGCAAGCAGCACCGTGTTTGTTATCGCCAAGGGCCCTTTTCGTGCAGGGACCGAGCCATCCCCTCCCCTTCCTACCAAACACACGATAAATGGTGTTAAATGATGCATTTAGAGAAGTGTAATGGGtacattttaaaagtcagaaagGTGTGGACAAATGAAGAAAGCCTGTGGAAATAGACTATGGTTGTTTTGAGCTTTTTCACCCGAGTTTCCAAGACAACTGCCCCTCCATCCAGGTCTCTTATCAGGCGGGTCAACCAATGTTTGCGCCCATACATATCGATTTATCAGCAGCAGATGAGATCTATCCATATAAAGTGTCCATGCTTCATTGTTTGAGGACAACCCCCCTAATGagaaacatgtttcttttgCATGCTCTACACTTGTAAGGAGCTTtgactgttgtctgtgtgtgcaggtataGGGTCTTCAGATTCACCTGTTCTTACTGCTGTGGGGGGCAAACACAGGTGGGTGTCAGGTAAACGTTGCGGTATTTACAGAGTGGCATTGATTTACGCGCTGTTCAATTTACTGAAAAAATCCCACAAGCTGCAGAATATCCTGGAAACTGGAGAGAGGTGGTGGGGAAACTATAGGTCTGCTGTTTTGAGCAAACAGTGAAGCCAATGGCTTTGGCGCCGCGGAGTCACATGGTGGCAGAGTGACACACCTGTGTGGAGCCGCGAGGGGCCTCGCAGTTGCGCCGGAGACAGGTAGTAGAGCAGAAGGTTGACGCCGAGGCACGGCGCAGGGTACGGTACATGTGCGGGTCTTCGGAAACCATGAATCGGGAAGATCATTATTATCCTTCTCAGGTTTTTAAAGACTCCTGTGCCTACCAGAGATCACAGGGGGAGGACTACAACCACAGCCCGCCGCCTTGCCTCTACATGAGCAGGCAGGTGCACTCCGTCTACACACCGCCGTCCATGGGAGCCTTGGAGCAGGCCAGCCTTCCTGACATTGCCCCCTCGTATAGCCTACCCATGCGGGAGGATCCAGGtgtgcctcagctccaccatcCTCAGGggctccagcagcagcctctcctGCCCGCTGCAGCGTATGGAGACACGGGGGAGCAGAGCAGATACCACCTCCCTTTCCCCTGGATGAAAACCACTAAatctcactcacacacctgGAAGGGACAGTGGGCAGGTAAATGTCATGTGTTTGAAATCATAAGACAATCACTGAACGGAGATTTACGCGTGGAAATACACGTTACAGCGGTCTTTCCAACATTACTCTGTAGTCATAGCACTAACAAATGAGTTTCAATCGACTCTTTCTGAGGCCTATAATGACATCATGGTCCCAACAATATGATCCTGGGTGTTTCAGTTTACCTTGTCAGTCAATTTGTAAAGGGGCCCGGAAGGTCACCGCTTACTTTTATCAGGTCTTATCGTCacacaaaaaatgtgtgttttgtctgtacaAAACATATTCACAAATCTCCATATCTTAAACCATCAATCGGATGAATAATACCGAGTATAACAGGCTCTTAAAACACCCAAATCTACCACAATCACTTTGAATTGATAATGTTTGGTAACATGAAAAGGGCTTTATATTACCAGACTTTGCTTCCATCAAATCGtatagtttaaattaaattactgactcgtttcatttgtcattttttaatcagaCCTAGGCCAAACATTGAAGTTTTAATGAGCCTGTTTTCCTCtaataatgacataataaaCTGTGTATTACAGCACCAAGTTTCTTCAGCTATAGTAAacatataataaacatatagtAAACCTATGTCTGAAGTTCTCAGAGTTTTATTCTGCGTCACTGATTCGATATAAAACATTTCGTATCATAGATTCACGCTCCTCGTCCTCTCCTGTGACTTTGTGGCCTACTTTTGGTTCATGTTGCGCACAAGTGTTGTGATCGTTAATCATAGTTTCATTGACTTTAatacatcatgttttgttttttttcagaaaatctGACAATAAACTACAAAACGACAAGATGATTTAAAGTGgctgaaagactttttttttttagagggtCAAAACTGTGATTAAAAGGCATTTATACCGCACACACGATCCTTTCACTCACAAATAAATGATTGTAATTAAATGTAACATATAATTTGAAATATAGCTAAATCTTAGGAGCATGGTCTGGATTAACTTtcaatttgaataataataatatatatttttcaatgTCCAGCCGGTAATTTTTCAAACGTTAACGATTAATAACCTTTATTGTTAGTTTTcggtttgtttatgttttttgtcagtttAGTTTCTGATCATAAAAGTTATGCTTTTTTTCATGGCTGTTTGGATAGGTATGGTAAAATTTGGTGAAGCCATCGGTTAGATAGTGGGTAATTCCTAAACCGAACCGTGAAATGCGGACGTCCCGGAAAATGAGGAGCAAAATCCAGTGGACGTTATTGTTAAAGTTATTTAACAACACAGTTTCTTCTAAAAACATAGTTCACAAAAGTAAATAGTTATAAAAGTAACGTATTACAAAAGATTAGAAATAGGAAAAATAAGCTTTACGCGTCTCAGTCTCAATTAGACCACATCAAGAATCTGTTTCAGATATCACACACTAATTCATCAAAGTAAACTCTGCTTTTATCATATTGTCGCCTCAATCTGGAATCATTACTACTGTAACCATTCTTATGAATATTTTTCCACAGTAATAGTAAAAACAACTTTCATCCAACCATATCATAACCAAAATCTTAATCTCCCAAATAATTTACACTCCAAAATAATGTACACTAAAACAGAATTTcttgatttaaacaaacaaacatattacaGATTTAGATTCTTCATATCACCTGTTGCTTCCAGATTTCAGCTAAGTCAGTATAGGTATAGTTTGGGGTAAATCTCAATAGACTAATTGTAAATTCCTTGGAACATTACAAGTgaatacatgtttattttgctggCTATCATTAGACAAATATGCACTGTGGTTTCTGCAGGTGCCTACTGGAGGGGTCAAAATAAGCCCTCTAATGAGGCCTATAGGTCATGTACAGTCACACATTTAATTccttatatttaatttaattacattgtctgacatttagttaaataaaattaacaaTACACCTTCAAATACTTTGATAAATCACATATATCTTCTTTGTAAGGACTCTAAATCTGCGTTTGTCTCTAGGACCGTACGTGATGGCGGATACCGAGGAAAACAAGCGCACGAGGACGGCCTACACGCGCGCCCAGCTGCTGGAGCTCGAGAAGGAGTTCCTATTCAACCGCTACATCTCGAGGCCGCGCCGCGTGGAGCTGGCTCTGACCCTGAGCCTCACCGAGCGCCACATCAAGATCTGGTTCCAGAACCGGCGCATGAAgtggaagaaggaggaggaccgGAGGAGGGCGAGGGGGTCTGACCCGGACCAGGACGCCTCTATTACATCTGGAGACCAGGGGGAGGCTGCAGGAGGGGTCACCTCTACGAACGGACCTCACACCAACATTTCACCTCCTGTTTCCCCGCTGCACGGTCACTCCCTCTCCGCTCCTGGGTCAAGAGAGCCGGCGTAGAACCCGCAGGAAGTTCTCAAGACTTAAACTCATATTGCAGGCATCTGTTTCCAAATCCAGATTCTAAATCAATAAATTGGGACCCCCGCATTTTTGGATACCACTgcccagcgccggtcctggccacaattgcgccctgggcggtttCTTCATCACCCACTCCGGTGCATGCTTTGAGGTTATTTGGGCACCAGGTGGCATCCTGAGATCATGCAGAGGACCGACTACGGATTTAGCTGCACAAGCAAGTTTTAcagttcattgtttttcacCTCAGACATGTGAGTAGTATACTATCAAGTTTATGAATGtgtatatacgtatatatatatatatatgcgtaATATTTGCTATATTATCAATGTCCACTCGTGTATATATCATGTAAAGTGTTCAATTTGAATCAATGACacacatattttattgtttttaataattcagtgtACAGTTTAATGGATGAATAACACATAATAAATCTGGAATAAAGCAAATATCACAACAGCAGTCTTTAAATCCAGCTGGTTAGACTGGCACAGGTGAAATCCAATTAACCTCCACtgacagacctttttcacagcatgtGACTTcacttcatgtcaaaatggctgccgtGGAAAAAGGTCTATTATGGTTCATAACTTGTTTGAGGCTTCACCGACCACGAGAGCTTGGAGGCGCACGCGGCAtatcttcttcacctcctcgaTGCCGCGCGCCCTCTCCACCGCGCGCTCGTTGCGGCATCGCTCGGACAGCTGCCGTAAGATGTTCACCTTGTCGGTCATCCGGGCGCAGATGACAAACGGGAACCCGAAGCGCTCCTTGTACTCCTCGTTAAGCCGGGCCATGTTCGAGGCTTCCACGGAGTTCAGCGCATCCATCCCGGCACCAGCCTGCTCCTCACGGGACTCACGCGTCAAGGTGCCGCCGTGGAGGTCCCTGCCAGCGAGATCTGGGTGACACCTGAGGATCCCCTCTTTACCTGGCGCACAGAGACAATGACATTTTGAGCACAAACAGTcactaaaaaaaacttcaacatGTGGCACTAAGTTAACTCACCTGATTCCGGGAGCCCATCTATAAATTCACTGATTGCGGCCTCCAGAGCAGTGAAATTCACAAAGGGACGCCTCGaccacacagctgctgttataATGGGACACTTCTCCACCACATTCCCGAAAATATACACAAAATCCTCGTAGGGAAGAGCATTTACTGCGGCGATGTCCATGTTGATGTGGGGACACGCTTCAGCAGTCGTAGGCAGCGTTTACTGACCTTGACTGACAAGAAAGGTTAATGCACTGCTGGACAGGCCACTCAGGGCTGGCAGTGGTTAATATTTTGCTTTgtagtttaatattttttaacgATGAAAAGAGGATGTTTGCTGAAAAGTTACAGCTGATCCAGACTGCACGATATCAGCCTGAGATGAAGGATGATGTTGCTGAATGGAACAGTAAAAGCAAAGAAGGAGAGGTCACTTACTTTTTCAGCCTTTTCCCAGTCGAGGCAGTCTACTTATTTGTTCTTCTTCCCGGAAGTATAGCACCATGACGCCACACAGGTGATCTAAGACAAGTTATGACTGGTGGGGAAGCAACGTGTAGTCTGTGGTTAACACATATGACAGGCGGTTTACTGGATAGGTtgctcttttattgtgaaatccCCAATCAGGCCTCTTTggaaattaatcaaataaaacaatctgaGAAGTGACAAATAATGTGACAAATAATGTGGTGTGTTGATAGGTCTGTGGTGAGCACACATGGAGGTCACAAGACAAATCGGTAACCACAGTACATTTTATTGCTGGTATAAtgtataaacatgaaaaaaagaaaaacattcaaaccaaGTTTGGTTTGAAAAGGATGTGTACATAATCTGCAATTAATATGTTCAACAGTGTATTAATCCTTGTCCAAGACCATCACAATATAATTCCTGTTACATTATTAACAATATTTCAATGCTAAAGGTTGAGTTCATATGAGTAGTACCATcatttatataatctataaaatCCAGTACCAAATATTGATCAGCTGCTCCAGGCCTAAtgtagaaaatgtattcaaatttCATAGCTTACATGTACATATAACGTATGTAGTCCTGAGAATAGTTCCGTTATGAAAACCAGTTTTTCATCTTTAGCTGCACagtataaacacagaaaatatattacattCAAAGCACAATGTCACAATGAGAACATAATTCACTCAAATCCCATGAACATAATCAAAACCTTTGTATGATGTACCTTCTACAGATTATAAAAAGTTGTGGTAAATATAtgcttttatatgttttaatagTATAATGCAACTCCTACAGTTACTGTGACTCTGTAAATATTGAGATTATTATGATGagataacatttaaataacctgttttaaaacaaagaataaatgtttGGTTAATATGTGTTCAGTGATAGGTGATCACTCGGTGTCAGGTGGCTTCAGCAGCTTCTCCTCAGCTGCCTCAGTGTCCGACATCTCTGTCCTGCTTTCTTCAGTCGCATTGGTTCGATAGTAGTCATTGGTCAACTGCGTCTTGCTCTCGCTCTGTTTTGTCAAGGCGGAAATGTCAATGATGGCCGGTGTGTTCTTGTACTCGCTGGACGATTGGTCGGGCATGTTATGGTAGAgctgaaagagaggaagggagttAGTTATGAAATTAATATGTTTAGATAATAATGCAGATCAGATACAATATTTACATAGGGTGAAACACTCTTAAGATAGAGTATTTCTACCAACAATATGTCAATCTTGCTCTGCAGGCCTACCTGCTCCTCTCTGACCATCAGCCGATCACACGTAAAGGACACCAATTTGGAGAAAGATGGCCGGTTGTTGGGATCCAGAGCCCAGCACTCACACATTATTCCATACCTGgaaattgattaattgattaatgatGAATAGAAGTATGTCACATACAATTTGGCAATCTTATAAAGACATTTCTGGGTACAATTAGGTcttaaaagttaatttaaaatgatctgttaGTTCAGGCAGTTAATCCTGTAGTAAGTAGTAACAGAAACATTCACataaagtacaagtacatcAATACTGtacaatacttgagtaaatatacttagtTACGTACGATTTAACTATGTAAGGTGCCACTCATTCAAAATCTTTATCAGTATCCATCACAGCATGTTTATATTGTTACTGCTCCTCTTCTTTGTAATTTGTAAATTAGcaaatttttaaaatatcaactTCCTCATGACACTGTCTGGTCAGTGTTCATTTGGGGAAACCAACAGACTGAAGACACTTACACATCCTCGTCAGCGTAGTAAGGACAGTCCATCTTAAATCCTCTCTCGATCATCGAATAGAACGTGTGATCCACCTTCATGCCTGGATACGGAGTAACACCTGAGACCCACGGTGAGACACAGCTAGCATTAATCAATCATTGTGCaagaaattgttgtttttaaaaaaaagtactacTCATGGAGAGCAACGGCTACCAAGTGAGAAGATCTCCCAGAGCAGAATGCCATAAGCCCAAACGTCACTCTTCATGGTGTATATCCCTTGAAAAGTACTCTCTGGTGCCATCCACTTCACCGGCAAACGCACCTGACAGACAACAAAATAATATGTAAGAAGTGATGAGGAATATCCAGAACTCAGCAACCAATCATCGTGTAAAATGACATAATGTGACATACATTTCCTCTCACAACATAGTTGGAATCGTTGTCGATGTCCCGGGCCAGTCCAAAGTCACCAATTTTTATCAGTCTGCCTTTTGTCACCAACACATTTCGAGCTGCCAGATCTCGATGGAtacactgcagacagacaggaaccaTGGTAAGGATTTCTACTTCCACAAAGACCAAACCCATCACTGCAGTTTGACACGAACTTGAAGAGTTTGTGGTCTTTTACTGACGTGAGTTTTTGAAAGCCGACAGTATGTgacaacatttatgttttataatgtccataaaaataaaacagatgtaCTATAATGggatacaaagaaaaaaaagcagatctTCACAATAATTTTTTGTTGATCAACTAATCCACAGTATTTATCTGGTAATTGCTTCACCTCTAGTGATGTTGTGTATCATTAAACCTAAAAAGCAtcaactgtgtgtctgtgtagagTGCAGGATTGAcagatgtagatgtagatgttcaGCCCTTACGTTCTTGGAGGAGAGGAACTCCATGCCTTTGGCCACTTGGAAGGCAAAGCTGAGCAGGTCGTCAAAGGTCAGAACTTGCAGGTCCTCCGTCTGATCATCAAGGTTTTCATAGATTTCCGGGTCTGCAGATAAATCAGGAGCGGTTAGAATCAACATGGGCACTTCCAGTGTTAATATATTAGTTTATCTGTTTATTCTAACTGCAGATTTTCCACCTTCAAGGCTGTCTGTGTCACCAGAgttgaggtggaggagggcgATGTCTTTCTGCCCTCTGGTGGTAGAGCTGTGCATGGGCACATAGTTCTCCACTGCGGTGTTAATCTCACTGAGAAAACATGAACAAGACAGGATTATTATCATGATGTTAAACTAGGCTGACAGAAGTATGCACTTATATTTTCCCTTAGGTCACACCAGGTGCTTTTCTTGAGCTGCAGGTTGTGATAAAGGCTGCTGAAACGGTCCTTGTCGAAAGCATCAGTCACAGACTTGTGGTAGcgctctctgtttttctttaggTAGTTGAGCAGATCTCCATAACAGCAGTACTGGAAAATCAGGTATATGGGTCCTGTATGGGAAGAACCAACGATATCCAGGATTTATGAacactgtataaatacataGACATAAGTGTTCACAAACTTCAGTGTGCACATGGTAAATATACCTGAGTCTGTACATGCCCCAAGCAGGTTGACAATGTTAGCATGGTGGCCGATGTAAGTCAGCATCTTAAGCTCTGACATCAGGGCCTCCTTCTCCACCATCTGGTGTTTCTCTGCAGGGTCAAACATCCACATCAGCTACTAAAATTACCTCttgtaacattttgaatttcacTCATGGGATAAATATATGAAACACTGACCTTTGAGCATCTTGACAGCAACCTGCTGTGAGACTCCAGGTTTGTTGATGCCATAAGCTGTAGCCTGGACCACCATGCCGAAAGCCCCAGAGCCCAGCTCTGTACCTGAGGAGGATATGGAAACACTTCAGCTACTTTAGAAGtacttcattttcattcaaagtTCTTTTCAGATTTAAATTTTACATATCAAAACATTAGATACGTTTGCactgttttaaaattaaaattaaaccaGTGGAACCTTTTTTTGCCTTGTGGCTCCTTACAAAAAAAGCAATATCTAGTTGAGACTTCAGATGTCTAAAGGTTATTATTCGTTCCGCCAAAAAGTGATTTCTTTCTCTAAACTTCTGACATGGtttcatataaaaaaatgttcaagttGAATGTTTTCCTCCCCTATCAATCATCTCACAACTACTCAGACTGAACTTGTTTCAATGAACCCAACCCTGAGGTTAGGAAGCATTGAACTAACTGTATATAAACTAGTAAAAACTACAGTAGCTTCTTtaacggtaaaaaaaaaaaacagaagtcgCGGCTTTGGAGGATTTCTACATTGTTGCAttggtatttttatgtttatttcctTCACCACTTAAGTATCCCATCAAATGCCCGGTGTAATTCATACCCAGTTCCAGGTTCTCCCTTGGAAACTCCCATTTCTGGTCATACTCAAAGTCCTTAAAGTTTATGTAGATGTAGTCATTGTCATTTGGTCCAACCATTTGGATCATCTGAAGCTGGGGCTTATACTGGGGTTTCTATTGGAAACACAAAGGAGTTAACATCACGTCctcatgtatgtttgtgtttgtatgtgtgtcagtTAATTGATGTGTGATATGTACCTTCTTTTTGACAAAGTACACGAGCGCCACGCAAACTGCCACTAAAGCCAGAAGCAGAAGCAAACTGACTAGCTTCATCAACATTACGCTGTTAATATCATGACCCAGGGCACCTAAAAACAGAGGTGGAAAGGATAGTTAAACTAAATGACAGTcatcaaaaaaacacattttcatttcactaTTTTGTGATGTGAATTGGTCTCACTACCTATGGAAAGCCCGACTGAAGGTGTGTACTTTATCCTGCACCACTGTGTAACTGAGTTTTTCAGGCAAAACTTTAAACGCTTTCCATGCGCTAGGTCTATTTTCACAGAGCTCTTGATGGTCTTGCTGCAGGAGACATCGGGGTCTGTTTGAGAGGCTATCACTTCCCAGGAAGAGAGGTCTGTTTCACAACTGCCATGAGACAAAGAACAAGAACTTGAGGAAATCTGAatctcggtgtgtgtgtgtgtctgtgtgtgcactttaatgCCTGTGAGCATACCTGTCATTGGACAAAGGACAAGACATCCAGGTAAGATCTGCTGGCACAAGGCTCAGAGTCTCAGCGGTTATGTCCTCGTTATCCACAAATCTGAAGGGTTCTCCATCTGTAGCTGAAATACaattgcacatttttaaagtgCCAGCATCGTGAGGATGTTACATtaacacaacacataaaaacaaaacaaaacagtatatCTCTCttacctgcaacacacactgatatgGTCTTagtttcctttcttcctccagCCTCCAAGTGTAACTTATAATCTCCTGATTTGAGTGGCTGACACAGCTTCAGAGTGCTGAAAAGACAGTCAACATTATGAAGCCATCAAACCAtgataatatatgatatatctCACATCAATATCATGACTAATGGTCATGGAAAGACCTTAAATGTTTAGCACATTTCTACATGCTGATTTGCAACATTTGTAGGAGTTAACAATAGGAATATTGTTTTGTGCAACTACCTGTGTTTCGACACCCAGTTGTCCCTGCGGCATTTGGTTATAGTTTTATCAGGATCTTCCCAGAAACAGTGCTCAAGCACAGGTTCGTATGAAACATTGGCTTGCAAACAGGAGCTGGATGCATTCTGAACTGGTAAAATCTTGGTCTCATCCAGCGTAGCAGAGACGAAACCCTCAGCTGCATTAACAGAAAGAAATCAGTACAGTGTGGTACAAACAGGCCTAAACATTTGAAAGTCCCATTCA
This genomic interval carries:
- the si:ch211-140b10.6 gene encoding protein POLR1D isoform X1, translated to MAEDNELEKRAVEELLRETDRARVRAETMGPTGWLKCPLHSTNKRFLLNTLRSTGLQRRTGEPRDGHSTTRGRLKRDSPDRSRDRSRTPPRDHRSNGGHTADHKHHQRDSCNNKDKKQDRDRERTYRNKDNRDRRHGRDGENRDKDRLHE
- the si:ch211-140b10.6 gene encoding protein POLR1D isoform X2, giving the protein MGPTGWLKCPLHSTNKRFLLNTLRSTGLQRRTGEPRDGHSTTRGRLKRDSPDRSRDRSRTPPRDHRSNGGHTADHKHHQRDSCNNKDKKQDRDRERTYRNKDNRDRRHGRDGENRDKDRLHE
- the pdx1 gene encoding pancreas/duodenum homeobox protein 1 — translated: MCGSSETMNREDHYYPSQVFKDSCAYQRSQGEDYNHSPPPCLYMSRQVHSVYTPPSMGALEQASLPDIAPSYSLPMREDPGVPQLHHPQGLQQQPLLPAAAYGDTGEQSRYHLPFPWMKTTKSHSHTWKGQWAGPYVMADTEENKRTRTAYTRAQLLELEKEFLFNRYISRPRRVELALTLSLTERHIKIWFQNRRMKWKKEEDRRRARGSDPDQDASITSGDQGEAAGGVTSTNGPHTNISPPVSPLHGHSLSAPGSREPA
- the urad gene encoding 2-oxo-4-hydroxy-4-carboxy-5-ureidoimidazoline decarboxylase produces the protein MDIAAVNALPYEDFVYIFGNVVEKCPIITAAVWSRRPFVNFTALEAAISEFIDGLPESGKEGILRCHPDLAGRDLHGGTLTRESREEQAGAGMDALNSVEASNMARLNEEYKERFGFPFVICARMTDKVNILRQLSERCRNERAVERARGIEEVKKICRVRLQALVVGEASNKL
- the LOC104924953 gene encoding receptor-type tyrosine-protein kinase FLT3, whose translation is MPRQRNMIAALLLLCAIELHCSDGAAAQNQACIRTHEVACFVPPDNLNASEPVSIKVSAGMKLNISLGHLSGYSACQWMRGVDLVQTVNEIHSMVTPRPFSVNESGEYTLSCKTSNITASMTVSLHVMKRPTKPRLTLERTDNINSSPLFKCVSEGYPTPKLEWSGSGNKKAKKIPANNGNACSEVSTSRYYNSGAMCCATNDEGQECSQLYDYDLETDVRRNEEVSNVTVSAGQPLLLRCRIKDTSVDQCCGPVWEKGSEIMDSETLICSSEANEICIKNDSHYDSVMAYLFMKSVRVDHSGTYTCRSPKNKTKSVYIHVQAEGFVSATLDETKILPVQNASSSCLQANVSYEPVLEHCFWEDPDKTITKCRRDNWVSKHSTLKLCQPLKSGDYKLHLEAGGRKETKTISVCVAATDGEPFRFVDNEDITAETLSLVPADLTWMSCPLSNDSCETDLSSWEVIASQTDPDVSCSKTIKSSVKIDLAHGKRLKFCLKNSVTQWCRIKYTPSVGLSIGALGHDINSVMLMKLVSLLLLLALVAVCVALVYFVKKKKPQYKPQLQMIQMVGPNDNDYIYINFKDFEYDQKWEFPRENLELGTELGSGAFGMVVQATAYGINKPGVSQQVAVKMLKEKHQMVEKEALMSELKMLTYIGHHANIVNLLGACTDSGPIYLIFQYCCYGDLLNYLKKNRERYHKSVTDAFDKDRFSSLYHNLQLKKSTCEINTAVENYVPMHSSTTRGQKDIALLHLNSGDTDSLEDPEIYENLDDQTEDLQVLTFDDLLSFAFQVAKGMEFLSSKNCIHRDLAARNVLVTKGRLIKIGDFGLARDIDNDSNYVVRGNVRLPVKWMAPESTFQGIYTMKSDVWAYGILLWEIFSLGVTPYPGMKVDHTFYSMIERGFKMDCPYYADEDVYGIMCECWALDPNNRPSFSKLVSFTCDRLMVREEQLYHNMPDQSSSEYKNTPAIIDISALTKQSESKTQLTNDYYRTNATEESRTEMSDTEAAEEKLLKPPDTE